The Nitrospirota bacterium genome includes a region encoding these proteins:
- a CDS encoding ferritin-like domain-containing protein, whose protein sequence is MVQKASAALTDLLNKAIAREIQVSVQYMWQHVMAKGLESAGIADVFEDVAIAEMKHAEKIAERLFYFDIVPTTKPDPIKVGGSMQEMLEADAKAEEEAIELYKAIIKQASAEGDSTTRLLFEQILADEESHHDTFTTLLGK, encoded by the coding sequence ATGGTACAGAAAGCAAGCGCGGCATTGACAGATCTGCTCAACAAGGCAATCGCACGGGAGATCCAGGTGAGCGTCCAGTACATGTGGCAGCATGTGATGGCCAAGGGCCTTGAATCCGCCGGGATCGCCGATGTGTTCGAGGACGTGGCGATCGCCGAGATGAAACATGCGGAAAAGATCGCTGAGCGCCTGTTCTACTTTGACATCGTTCCCACCACCAAGCCCGACCCGATCAAGGTCGGCGGATCCATGCAGGAGATGCTCGAGGCCGATGCCAAGGCCGAGGAAGAAGCTATCGAACTCTACAAGGCCATCATCAAGCAGGCCTCGGCAGAGGGGGATTCCACGACGCGGCTTCTCTTTGAACAGATCCTCGCCGATGAGGAGAGCCACCACGATACCTTCACCACGCTGCTGGGGAAATAG
- a CDS encoding ISNCY family transposase, which translates to MGRGIITMSMREAKRLHLVRKAIERRITQAEAAELSGLCLRQLQRIIRRVRREGDPGICHRARGRKPNNQIPEAMKHKTIELCRERYREFGPTLASEKLLEKNRIKVSVETLRTWFLEAGLPYRKRKKRPHRQWRERKACRGAMVQLDGSHHDWFEGRGPKCVLMAFVDDATGEVYARFYDYEGTLPAMDCFKGYIKQYGIPQSVYLDRHSTYKSTVHYQTIEDQLEDRHLMSQFERSLQELGVTVIHAYSPQAKGRVERLFGTFQDRVIKEMRLAGVRNKDEGNAFLQTYLPDYNRRYRVSPAKDTDMHRRFKNHRELDRILSIRCSRALRNDFTVAHDKRLYQIKDNIRAKKVTVEERTDGSMRILHNGQRVQYQEITARPEKERKESPKLYKTWDRGKPTRIHPWRASFNPDRRQKPAVSTVP; encoded by the coding sequence ATGGGGAGAGGCATTATCACGATGAGCATGAGGGAAGCAAAGCGGCTGCATTTGGTCCGGAAAGCCATAGAGAGAAGGATAACGCAGGCAGAGGCGGCAGAGCTGTCTGGTTTATGCCTGCGGCAGCTGCAGCGGATTATTCGGCGGGTCAGAAGGGAGGGTGACCCGGGAATTTGTCACCGTGCGCGCGGCAGGAAACCGAACAACCAGATACCGGAGGCAATGAAGCACAAGACAATCGAGCTTTGCCGAGAACGGTATCGGGAGTTCGGCCCTACCCTTGCGAGTGAAAAGCTTCTGGAAAAGAATCGTATCAAGGTAAGCGTCGAGACGCTGCGGACCTGGTTTCTTGAGGCAGGATTGCCGTACCGGAAGCGCAAGAAGCGACCACATCGCCAGTGGCGGGAACGGAAAGCGTGCCGGGGCGCCATGGTCCAGTTGGACGGTTCTCATCACGACTGGTTCGAGGGTCGGGGACCGAAGTGTGTGCTGATGGCATTTGTGGATGATGCCACGGGAGAAGTGTACGCCAGGTTCTATGATTACGAGGGAACCCTCCCGGCCATGGACTGTTTCAAAGGATATATCAAGCAGTACGGCATTCCTCAGAGCGTGTATTTAGACCGTCATTCGACCTATAAATCGACTGTTCACTACCAGACGATCGAGGACCAGCTTGAAGACCGGCATCTGATGAGCCAGTTCGAAAGGAGCCTTCAGGAACTCGGAGTGACGGTGATCCATGCCTATTCCCCGCAGGCCAAGGGCCGGGTGGAGCGGCTGTTCGGGACATTTCAGGACCGGGTGATAAAAGAAATGCGGCTGGCAGGCGTCAGGAATAAAGACGAGGGGAATGCCTTTTTGCAGACGTACTTGCCGGATTATAACCGGCGGTATCGGGTGTCTCCAGCCAAGGACACGGATATGCACCGTCGGTTCAAGAACCATCGGGAATTGGATCGGATCCTGTCAATTCGTTGCTCACGGGCCTTGCGGAACGACTTTACCGTAGCGCACGACAAAAGACTTTATCAGATCAAAGACAATATCCGGGCCAAGAAGGTAACCGTGGAAGAGCGTACAGACGGATCAATGAGGATTCTGCATAACGGCCAGCGGGTGCAGTACCAGGAGATCACTGCTCGCCCAGAGAAAGAACGTAAGGAGTCGCCCAAGCTGTACAAGACGTGGGATCGGGGAAAACCGACGCGCATACACCCATGGAGAGCAAGCTTCAACCCTGATCGAAGGCAAAAACCAGCAGTGTCCACTGTTCCTTAA
- a CDS encoding chemotaxis response regulator protein-glutamate methylesterase produces MKTIKALVVDDSAYNRTTISHMLASDAGIEVVGTAHDGVDAVAKTLRLAPDVITLDLEMPNMDGFTFLRWLMRERPTPVLVISSRSDSRSVFRALELGAVDFLAKPEARISRSIEGVREELVAKVQAVLHLEMAKVQSAIGLLAAEKAAPPPRKEDDVRFEKSNVEVVAVASSTGGPPAVQAIVTALPPDFGAAIVVAQHMPAGFTKSFAERLNKLSSLVISEAGPGDRVRPGLVFIAPGGYHLVLKRDRTGLFTDLVSRGPSDKYVPSADQLMTSVAEACGAAALGVVLTGMGRDGAEGVRAIKRRQGQCLAESEESAVIFGMPQEAIRTGSVDKVLPLGAMAGEILARCRTGKSTNHRAE; encoded by the coding sequence ATGAAGACGATCAAGGCCCTCGTTGTTGATGATTCGGCCTATAACCGGACCACCATCTCCCACATGCTGGCCTCTGACGCGGGGATCGAGGTGGTCGGCACGGCGCATGACGGCGTTGACGCCGTTGCAAAGACGCTGCGCCTTGCCCCCGACGTGATCACGCTCGACCTGGAAATGCCGAACATGGACGGGTTCACCTTCCTGCGCTGGCTCATGAGGGAGCGGCCGACGCCGGTGTTGGTGATCTCGTCGCGCTCGGACAGCCGCAGCGTCTTTCGCGCCCTGGAGCTCGGGGCCGTTGACTTTTTGGCGAAGCCCGAGGCGCGCATTTCGAGGAGCATCGAGGGTGTCCGCGAGGAGCTGGTCGCCAAGGTCCAGGCCGTGCTACACCTCGAAATGGCGAAGGTCCAATCCGCGATCGGGCTGCTTGCCGCCGAGAAGGCGGCCCCGCCCCCCCGTAAGGAGGACGACGTCCGGTTCGAGAAGAGCAACGTCGAGGTCGTTGCCGTGGCATCTTCGACCGGAGGCCCGCCCGCGGTGCAGGCCATTGTGACCGCCCTGCCGCCCGATTTCGGAGCCGCCATTGTCGTCGCGCAGCATATGCCGGCCGGGTTCACCAAGAGCTTCGCTGAACGACTGAACAAGCTCTCGTCCCTGGTCATATCCGAGGCCGGCCCCGGCGACCGGGTCCGCCCGGGACTGGTTTTCATCGCGCCCGGAGGGTACCACCTTGTGCTGAAACGGGACCGGACCGGATTGTTCACCGATCTGGTTTCCCGCGGACCCTCCGACAAATACGTGCCGTCCGCTGACCAGCTGATGACCTCGGTGGCCGAGGCCTGCGGAGCTGCCGCGCTGGGCGTCGTGCTGACAGGAATGGGCAGAGACGGCGCAGAAGGCGTCCGGGCGATCAAACGGCGGCAGGGGCAGTGCCTGGCCGAGAGCGAGGAGAGTGCCGTCATCTTCGGCATGCCTCAGGAGGCCATCCGCACGGGGTCCGTTGACAAGGTGCTGCCGCTTGGTGCGATGGCAGGGGAGATCCTGGCGCGCTGCAGGACGGGAAAGAGCACGAATCACCGTGCCGAATGA
- a CDS encoding protein-glutamate O-methyltransferase CheR — MFEEKIIPLPDDVFRLLRDFIHDYCGIYFDDGSKFLLERRLSRRLEQRQLKTFEEYYHFLRYDRKREEELTVLVDNLTTNETYFFRESPQLRAFSEEILPELRQTLEPRRTLRIWSAGCSTGEEPYTIAMLLLESGTWWRDWQVEILGSDINQRVLHTARKGVYKKGAYRATSPEMLAKYFIEEEKGNYRIIDRVRELVSFSYLNLLDPYKTALISNMDIIFCRNVIIYFDKEAKKKVIASFYDKLREGGYLLLGHSESLINISNAFLLRTLKYDMVYQKPVRGK; from the coding sequence ATGTTTGAAGAGAAGATCATTCCCCTGCCTGACGATGTCTTCAGGCTCCTCCGGGACTTCATCCACGACTACTGCGGTATCTACTTCGACGACGGGTCAAAGTTCCTGCTCGAACGGAGGCTGTCGCGCCGGCTCGAGCAGCGCCAGCTCAAGACCTTCGAAGAGTACTACCATTTCCTCCGCTATGACCGGAAGCGTGAAGAGGAACTGACTGTCCTCGTCGACAACCTTACGACCAATGAGACCTATTTCTTCCGGGAGAGCCCGCAGCTCCGGGCCTTTTCCGAGGAGATCCTGCCCGAACTACGGCAGACCCTCGAGCCCCGCAGGACGCTCCGGATCTGGAGCGCCGGCTGTTCAACCGGCGAGGAGCCCTACACGATCGCAATGCTGCTGCTCGAGTCGGGAACCTGGTGGCGCGACTGGCAGGTGGAGATCCTCGGCAGCGATATCAATCAACGGGTTCTCCATACGGCGAGAAAAGGCGTGTACAAGAAGGGTGCCTACCGGGCCACAAGCCCCGAGATGCTCGCGAAATATTTCATCGAAGAAGAGAAGGGCAACTACCGGATCATCGACAGGGTGCGGGAACTGGTGTCCTTCAGCTACCTGAACCTGCTCGATCCCTACAAGACCGCCCTGATCAGCAACATGGACATCATATTCTGCAGGAACGTCATCATCTATTTCGACAAGGAAGCGAAGAAAAAAGTCATCGCCAGTTTTTATGACAAGCTCCGGGAAGGCGGCTACCTGCTGCTCGGGCACTCGGAGTCCCTGATCAACATTTCGAACGCCTTCCTGCTGCGCACGCTCAAATACGACATGGTGTACCAGAAGCCTGTCAGGGGGAAGTGA
- a CDS encoding HEAT repeat domain-containing protein — protein sequence MADLEGLGGKLQSTDAEERREAAVDLGRYGREAVPYLFRVIGDSDWRVRKTVVEALVGLADSDVVAGLVHALAAHDNAGARNSAIEALVEIGAASVGPLLASLPDPDPDVTKFIVDVLGDIRDVRSVPALIERLSDPDENIRVASAEALGKIRDRRAVDPLLACLSRYDQGWLDYAAAEALGEIGDDRALGPLIAALGRSSLREPVLESLGRIGNVDTLAPLLAGIADPLRIVREVSLTALIAIHRKSTEADRGRIVAAVRSGANDRIVNFLEEMLITSTGELQQAAIAALGWAGRESSIRKLLALLREEDMEEPMVRALVTLEADATGFLLEYLRDDNALVRRTVARVLGSKGRAEAEEQLIELLQDENGHVRSTAAEALGHLHSRTAIGQLLELLTDEYESVQESAIIALAEIGEESVLDGLLKDFTSRDPALRRNIVLLMGKFSSDRAIEAMAFALKDEEPAVRKAVVHSLGTLTGERSYRSLMLAVTDDDPEVRMLAADALGGTGRPEAADTLLSLLQDPDLWVRAAAARGLGKIGGDRIGNALAGHLSQAADIFLLAIVEVLGQLRPPAALERLLKLADHTDPEVRKTVIGALAGYPWGLVRQSVIAQLSDQHWSVRKTAIEVLGQKGDAAAAPLLERIADEDPDGTVRETAKDALKNHV from the coding sequence ATGGCTGATCTGGAAGGGCTGGGTGGAAAACTGCAGAGCACGGACGCCGAAGAACGGCGGGAGGCCGCGGTCGATCTCGGGCGATACGGACGCGAAGCCGTGCCCTACCTGTTTCGCGTCATCGGCGACAGCGACTGGCGGGTGCGGAAGACCGTTGTCGAGGCGCTGGTCGGTCTTGCCGATAGCGACGTGGTAGCGGGTCTCGTGCACGCCCTTGCGGCCCATGACAATGCCGGGGCCAGGAACTCGGCGATCGAAGCGCTCGTCGAGATCGGCGCAGCGTCGGTCGGCCCCCTCCTCGCATCGCTGCCGGACCCCGATCCCGACGTCACGAAGTTCATTGTCGATGTGCTCGGCGACATCCGGGACGTGCGGAGCGTGCCGGCGCTGATCGAGAGGCTGTCTGACCCCGACGAGAATATCCGGGTCGCGTCCGCCGAGGCGCTGGGCAAGATCAGGGACCGCAGGGCCGTGGACCCCCTGCTTGCCTGTCTTTCGCGGTACGATCAGGGCTGGCTCGATTATGCGGCGGCCGAGGCGCTGGGCGAGATCGGCGACGACCGGGCGCTCGGACCGCTCATTGCGGCGCTCGGCCGGAGCAGTCTACGGGAGCCCGTTCTGGAGTCCCTCGGCAGGATCGGGAACGTGGACACGCTTGCGCCGCTCCTGGCCGGAATCGCCGACCCCCTCAGGATCGTGCGCGAAGTTTCACTCACGGCGCTCATCGCGATCCACCGGAAGAGCACGGAGGCGGACCGGGGCCGGATCGTTGCAGCCGTGAGGAGCGGCGCGAACGACCGGATCGTGAACTTTCTCGAGGAAATGCTGATCACGAGCACCGGTGAACTGCAGCAGGCGGCCATCGCAGCCCTCGGTTGGGCAGGCAGGGAAAGCTCGATCAGGAAACTGCTGGCGCTCCTCAGAGAAGAGGATATGGAAGAACCGATGGTGCGCGCGCTGGTTACCCTCGAAGCGGACGCGACCGGCTTTCTGCTGGAGTACCTGCGCGATGACAACGCGCTCGTCAGACGGACCGTGGCCCGCGTTCTGGGCAGCAAGGGGCGCGCCGAAGCAGAGGAACAGCTCATTGAGCTGCTGCAGGACGAAAACGGACATGTCCGGAGCACCGCCGCCGAGGCGCTGGGCCATCTGCACAGCCGGACCGCCATCGGTCAGCTTCTGGAACTGCTGACCGACGAATATGAAAGCGTCCAGGAGTCGGCGATCATCGCGCTGGCGGAGATCGGCGAGGAGTCGGTGCTTGACGGCCTTCTGAAGGACTTTACCTCCCGGGACCCCGCTCTTCGCAGGAACATTGTGCTGCTCATGGGAAAGTTCTCGAGCGACCGGGCGATCGAGGCGATGGCCTTCGCGCTCAAGGACGAGGAGCCGGCCGTCCGCAAGGCAGTGGTACACTCGCTGGGAACCCTGACGGGCGAACGCTCGTACCGGTCACTCATGCTGGCGGTCACCGACGACGACCCGGAAGTGCGCATGCTGGCTGCCGACGCGCTGGGGGGCACCGGCCGGCCGGAGGCGGCTGATACGCTTCTGTCCCTCCTCCAGGACCCCGACCTCTGGGTCAGGGCAGCGGCGGCGCGGGGTCTGGGCAAGATCGGCGGCGACCGGATCGGCAACGCGCTTGCCGGACATCTTTCCCAGGCCGCTGACATTTTTCTCCTCGCCATCGTTGAGGTCCTGGGACAACTCAGGCCTCCCGCCGCGCTCGAACGGCTCCTGAAGCTCGCCGACCATACCGATCCCGAAGTGCGCAAGACGGTCATCGGCGCGCTCGCCGGTTATCCCTGGGGCCTGGTCCGACAATCCGTCATCGCTCAGCTTTCGGACCAGCATTGGAGCGTGCGGAAGACGGCGATCGAGGTCCTGGGCCAGAAAGGGGACGCCGCTGCGGCGCCGCTGCTGGAGCGCATCGCCGACGAGGACCCTGACGGCACGGTGCGGGAGACTGCCAAGGACGCGCTCAAGAATCATGTTTGA
- a CDS encoding chemotaxis protein CheW: MFVKNKKSQTPAAAEENVLLVTFRVGAEEYGLDINAITEVIRPLKITPLPKMPAFVEGVINLRGAIIPIVDLRNRFELKDVQNDMRKMRMIVTRGALPAPGRSAGLLGLVVDNVDEVISVPKKDMAAAPDAAKGRSADFIAAMAKVGERLIIVLDITRILSQQERRALAEASNG; encoded by the coding sequence GACGCCGGCCGCTGCTGAGGAGAACGTCCTGCTCGTGACATTCCGGGTCGGGGCCGAGGAGTACGGGCTCGACATCAATGCGATCACCGAGGTGATCCGTCCGCTGAAGATCACTCCCCTCCCCAAGATGCCGGCGTTCGTCGAAGGGGTGATCAACCTGCGCGGCGCGATCATCCCCATCGTTGACCTGCGGAACCGGTTCGAGCTGAAGGACGTACAGAACGACATGCGGAAAATGCGGATGATCGTAACGCGGGGCGCACTGCCGGCGCCGGGGCGCTCGGCGGGCCTGCTCGGGCTCGTGGTGGACAACGTCGACGAGGTTATTTCCGTACCGAAAAAGGACATGGCCGCGGCGCCCGATGCGGCCAAAGGAAGGAGCGCGGATTTCATCGCGGCGATGGCAAAGGTTGGCGAGCGCCTGATCATCGTGCTCGACATCACCCGCATATTGAGCCAGCAGGAGCGGCGGGCGCTGGCGGAGGCAAGCAATGGCTGA